The Cucumis melo cultivar AY chromosome 5, USDA_Cmelo_AY_1.0, whole genome shotgun sequence genome has a segment encoding these proteins:
- the LOC103492349 gene encoding plant intracellular Ras-group-related LRR protein 6-like: MNMLFEQHLRQPPEDAGVTRRTMTVTMAGAGVGVAAAAGDRKRRVVEEERLEIVDLSGISLNSLPNPNLNLTTICKLDLSNNNLQSIPESLIARLLNVVVLDVHSNQLKSLPHSIGCLGKLKTLNVSGNLIASLPKTLVDCRSLEELNVNFNKLMKLPDALGFELTNLKKLSVNSNKLIYLPHSISHLTNLRILDARLNCLTSLPDDLENLIKLEVLNVSQNFHHLQTLPYSIGLLLSLVELDISYNGITTLPESIGCLKRLHKLCVDGNPLSSPPSLVFEQGLHAVKEYLSEKMNAGHQNQHKKKSWVGRLVRYGTFNGGYGYFRTTESREDREAFMWSQYRSIDGLTSPRYAGMFSARRFFTTRGYFTR, translated from the exons ATGAACATGTTGTTTGAGCAGCATCTGCGGCAGCCACCAGAGGACGCGGGTGTAACGAGGAGAACGATGACCGTGACGATGGCCGGGGCTGGGGTCGGGGTGGCGGCGGCTGCTGGCGATAGAAAGAGGAGGGTGGTGGAGGAAGAGAGACTTGAGATTGTGGATTTGAGTGGCATTTCTTTGAACTCTTTGCCAAATCCTAATCTAAATTTGACCACCATTTGCAAATTAGACCTCTCTAATAATAACCTTCAg AGTATTCCAGAGTCTCTTATTGCAAGATTGTTAAACGTTGTCGTATTAGACGTTCACTCAAACCAATTGAAAAGTCTTCCTCATTCTATTGGTTGTTTGGGTAAGCTCAAGACTTTAAATGTCTCCGGCAATCTCATTGCTTCCCTTCCCAAAACTCTTGTGGATTGCAG ATCCTTAGAAGAATTGAACGTGAATTTCAACAAATTAATGAAACTTCCAGATGCATTAGGGTTTGagctaacaaatttaaaaaaactctCCGTAAACTCCAACAAGCTAATTTATCTTCCCCACTCTATCTCCCACCTTACAAACCTTCGTATCCTTGACGCTCGTCTAAACTGCCTTACTTCCCTTCCTGATGACCTCGAAAATCTCATCAAGCTAGAAGTCTTGAATGTCAGCCAAAACTTCCACCACCTTCAGACTTTGCCTTATTCTATTGGCCTCTTGTTGTCTTTAGTTGAACTTGACATTAGCTACAACGGAATAACCACTCTCCCTGAGTCTATTGGCTGCCTCAAAAGACTCCACAAACTTTGTGTTGATGGCAATCCTTTATCATCTCCACCCTCACTTGTGTTCGAACAAGGGCTACATGCTGTTAAGGAATACTTGAGTGAGAAGATGAATGCAGGACATCAAAACCAACATAAGAAGAAGTCATGGGTAGGGAGGTTAGTTCGATATGGAACCTTCAATGGCGGGTATGGGTACTTTAGAACTACTGAATCACGTGAGGATCGAGAAGCCTTCATGTGGTCTCAGTATCGCTCAATCGATGGTCTCACTTCGCCGAGGTACGCTGGAATGTTCTCGGCACGCCGCTTTTTCACAACACGGGGGTATTTCACTCGATGA